A stretch of Gossypium hirsutum isolate 1008001.06 chromosome A06, Gossypium_hirsutum_v2.1, whole genome shotgun sequence DNA encodes these proteins:
- the LOC121230837 gene encoding solute carrier family 25 member 44 — protein sequence MNISAAEEESAQEIHIPADIDWEMLDKSKFFFLGAALFSGVSATLYPVVLVKTRQQVAQVKLSGIRTAFSIVKHGGFQGLYRGFGTSLMGTIPARALYMAALEVTKSNVGSTTVKLGFPEPTAAAIANAVAGLTAAMVAQLVWTPIDVVSQRLMVQSSPSQCRYVNGIDAFRKIVNSHGPKGLYRGFGISILTYAPSNAVWWASYSVAQRLVWGGIGCYLKGGGDETIRPDSKTVMAVQGASAAMAGGISALITMPLDTIKTRLQVLDGEENRLRGPTIGQTVRNLVKEGGWLACYRGLGPRWASMSISATTMITTYEFLKRLSAKNQEGLL from the coding sequence ATGAATATAAGTGCGGCCGAGGAAGAATCGGCGCAAGAGATTCATATTCCGGCTGATATAGATTGGGAAATGCTTGATAAATCCAAGTTTTTCTTCTTAGGTGCGGCGTTATTTTCCGGCGTATCGGCGACCCTTTATCCCGTAGTTTTAGTCAAAACACGGCAGCAGGTTGCTCAAGTAAAACTTTCCGGCATCAGAACGGCGTTTTCCATCGTTAAACATGGCGGTTTCCAGGGATTATACCGAGGTTTCGGCACTTCATTAATGGGAACAATCCCAGCTCGAGCACTTTACATGGCTGCCCTTGAAGTAACCAAAAGTAATGTAGGGAGCACCACTGTTAAATTAGGGTTTCCTGAACCAACGGCAGCGGCGATAGCTAATGCGGTCGCCGGATTAACCGCCGCGATGGTGGCTCAACTTGTTTGGACCCCAATTGATGTGGTTAGCCAAAGGCTAATGGTTCAAAGTAGCCCATCACAATGTAGATATGTAAATGGGATTGATGCCTTTAGGAAAATAGTGAACTCACATGGTCCAAAGGGATTATATAGAGGCTTCGGTATATCAATTTTAACATATGCACCATCAAATGCAGTATGGTGGGCATCTTACTCAGTTGCTCAAAGACTTGTTTGGGGAGGCATTGGATGTTACTTAAAAGGCGGCGGGGATGAAACAATTCGGCCTGATTCAAAGACGGTAATGGCGGTTCAAGGAGCGAGTGCGGCAATGGCAGGTGGGATATCGGCATTGATCACAATGCCGCTCGATACTATCAAGACCCGGTTACAGGTCTTAGACGGAGAAGAGAACCGGCTGCGCGGACCGACAATCGGGCAAACCGTGAGGAATTTGGTTAAAGAAGGAGGATGGCTTGCTTGTTATAGAGGATTGGGACCAAGGTGGGCTTCAATGTCAATATCTGCAACAACAATGATCACTACTTATGAGTTTTTGAAACGATTATCAGCTAAGAACCAAGAGGGCTTGTTGTAA